Proteins from one Ranitomeya variabilis isolate aRanVar5 chromosome 1, aRanVar5.hap1, whole genome shotgun sequence genomic window:
- the CHGA gene encoding chromogranin-A has protein sequence MLYIGVLSIALCAVQVISFPASSRDTEDDTKVMKCIVEVISDTLSKPNPVPTSEDCLETLRGDERIISILRHQNLLKELQDLAAQGAMERLTKQKKNGGFVEELSGILEKQLNKPLPSAKSQGPALLENYPVRDEVKRQSEEEERKRSSERPEEDDSAEELESNEISKREETSEDEEMDNRITDEINEMELPKDNQEDASERRTSEETKTKKDQEADGKEDSHKQDSNETNDEEDETQREDNSMRFPEDSKPESDSSKETKQDAETTDCAENPRSDDDTSSKDLGDSKRWNKMDELAKELRAKKCAARQSEDDSDTLMKIPPKEPKYDPRSQVVEDQTQWQRSHEDSVETEAPILKRAEEEGSANRKTEEQELESLAAIEAELENVAHKLHDLRRG, from the exons GTGATGAAATGCATTGTGGAAGTGATTTCTGACACTTTGTCCAAACCCAACCCTGTTCCCACCAGTGAGGACTGCCTGGAGACCCTCCGAGGAG ATGAAAGGATCATTTCCATCCTGCGCCACCAGAACCTGCTCAAGGAGCTCCAGGACCTCGCGGCTCAAG GAGCCATGGAGAGACTCACGAAGCAGAAAAAGAATGGTGGTTTTGTGGAGGAGTTATCCGGCATCCTTGAGAAACAGCTTAATAAGCCCCTGCCATCCG CAAAGTCCCAAGGTCCTGCTCTTCTGGAAAACTATCCAGTAAGAGATGAAGTGAAGAGGCAATCCGAGGAAGAAGAGCGCAAAAGAAGCTCAGAGCGTCCAGAGGAAGACGACAGTGCCGAAGAGCTAGAAAGCAATGAGATCAGTAAGAGGGAAGAAACCTCCGAGGATGAAGAGATGGATAACCGCATCACAGACGAGATCAACGAGATGGAGCTCCCCAAAGACAACCAAGAGGACGCCAGCGAGAGACGCACGTCTGAGGAGACAAAGACCAAGAAAGATCAAGAGGCTGATGGGAAGGAGGATTCCCACAAGCAAGACAGCAACGAGACCAACGACGAGGAGGATGAGACCCAACGAGAAGACA ACTCCATGAGGTTTCCTGAAGACTCCAAACCTGAATCTGACTCCAGCAAGGAAACCAAACAAGACGCAGAAACAACCGACTGCGCAGAGAACCCCAGGAGTGATGACGACACATCATCCAAAGATCTAGGAGACTCTAAAAGATGGAACAAGATGGACGAGCTCGCCAAAGAGCTGCGAGCCAAGAAGTGTGCCGCCAGACAAAGCGAGGATGACTCTGACACGTTAATGAAGATTCCACCCAAAGAGCCTAAATATGATCCAAGGAGCCAGGTGGTCGAGGACCAAACACAATGGCAGCGATCCCATGAGGACAGTGTCGAGACCGAGGCTCCAATACTAAAAAGGGCAGAGGAAGAGGGCAGTGCCAACAGGAAGACTGAG GAACAAGAACTGGAGAGTTTGGCTGCCATCGAGGCAGAACTAGAAAATGTTGCCCACAAGCTGCATGATCTGAGGAGGGGATGA